In the Calditrichota bacterium genome, one interval contains:
- a CDS encoding protein kinase codes for MCNISGYKILEELHKTGIHSVYRAYQLSLEREVLLKVLHPHMLNENDIIVRFRREAHASAKLKHKNIVDVYDYGSTGECHYIVMEFVDGISLKRLIAEKGRLSLDEALYIFRQILEGLDYAHKHGVLHRDIKPDNILISNEKSVKITDFGLATFTEAPSVTNQGDVLGTPAYMSPEQATGQPVDGRSDIFSAGLTFYEMLTGKQAFDGANFAQCIFQIINEQPKPIQTYRKDIPKQLDAFLQKMIAKNPDDRFHSVREALRELNNLTSISHADPQKPSTVESPASNSTPFFAFPHVVGFAFILLVLSLALVFMFRRHKPTPTISPVEKSHSANYSHMDSALTREALLTEKTKRPKPLQRTATKENPKKQAVKKHLTTQAQHPETDTSHQMGFLTIQCSPWAEVFIDGKHLGTTPSDTLFRVKAGKHILTLVNPHLPEYRDTLFIQGKNTTHIKLSLLKNMAELRVRVNPWANIYINGKYIDSTPLANPLLLNAGHYKIRLENPNFGSVIREIDLKPGEQKQLTVSMKK; via the coding sequence ATGTGTAATATTTCGGGATACAAAATCTTAGAAGAGCTTCATAAGACCGGGATTCATTCCGTTTACAGGGCCTATCAGCTCAGTTTGGAACGGGAGGTTCTGCTCAAGGTGCTTCATCCGCACATGTTGAATGAAAACGATATTATCGTTCGTTTTCGCAGGGAAGCCCATGCTTCTGCCAAACTCAAACATAAAAATATTGTTGATGTGTATGATTATGGCAGTACCGGTGAATGCCACTATATTGTGATGGAATTTGTGGATGGCATCAGCTTAAAAAGATTAATTGCTGAAAAAGGAAGATTGAGCCTCGATGAAGCGCTTTACATTTTCCGGCAAATTCTGGAAGGTCTGGACTATGCGCATAAACACGGCGTTTTGCACCGGGACATTAAACCGGACAACATTTTGATTTCGAATGAAAAGAGTGTGAAAATCACCGATTTTGGTTTGGCCACATTCACGGAGGCGCCCTCCGTTACAAACCAGGGAGATGTGCTGGGAACTCCTGCGTATATGTCACCGGAACAGGCCACAGGCCAGCCCGTTGACGGGCGATCTGATATTTTTTCTGCCGGGCTCACGTTTTATGAAATGCTGACCGGCAAACAGGCATTTGACGGAGCCAATTTTGCCCAGTGTATTTTTCAGATTATCAATGAACAGCCGAAGCCGATTCAAACCTACCGAAAAGATATTCCCAAACAACTGGATGCATTCCTGCAGAAAATGATCGCTAAAAATCCTGACGATCGATTTCATTCGGTCCGCGAGGCCTTGCGCGAACTGAATAATTTGACATCCATTTCCCATGCCGACCCCCAAAAGCCATCGACAGTCGAATCGCCTGCTTCAAACTCGACTCCTTTTTTTGCCTTTCCCCACGTGGTCGGATTTGCGTTCATTTTGCTTGTTTTGTCTCTGGCCCTGGTTTTTATGTTCCGAAGACATAAACCAACACCCACGATTTCCCCGGTTGAAAAATCTCATAGCGCAAATTATTCACACATGGATTCTGCCTTAACACGTGAGGCCCTTTTGACTGAAAAAACAAAACGTCCCAAACCGCTTCAGCGCACGGCAACAAAAGAAAATCCAAAAAAACAAGCAGTCAAAAAACATCTGACGACACAAGCACAACATCCCGAAACGGACACGTCCCATCAGATGGGATTTTTGACCATTCAATGCAGTCCGTGGGCCGAGGTATTTATCGATGGTAAACATCTGGGAACCACGCCGTCGGATACACTTTTTCGGGTGAAGGCAGGAAAACACATTTTGACACTTGTCAACCCGCATCTACCCGAATACAGGGACACACTCTTTATTCAAGGCAAAAATACAACCCATATTAAACTTTCTCTGCTCAAAAACATGGCCGAGCTGAGGGTCCGCGTCAATCCGTGGGCCAATATTTATATTAATGGGAAATATATCGATTCTACCCCATTGGCCAACCCCTTGCTGTTGAATGCCGGTCATTATAAGATTAGATTGGAAAACCCCAATTTTGGAAGCGTTATTCGGGAAATTGATTTAAAGCCGGGCGAACAAAAACAACTTACTGTTTCAATGAAAAAATAA
- a CDS encoding T9SS type A sorting domain-containing protein, whose product MVRSRNSFRLLVSLLALFFFGNLAFSQGRMPGPNFPSHFTLSIHPDENVELEVGDQVLLMATLRDSNHQIIQTVFEWSLSDTSIGVLDSTGLFTAMHEGSGYVKVSAPQFNLADSVFIQIKAGESSDDDGDHPHHKKHSASLRIKITPDEVEMAVGQKVTFQVEIVDSTNSPVTLPISWRVMGQPIGTVDDTGTFTATADGRGFVVASSGNLSVRSRIKVGDENSRHMRNHEKGKWQIKITPDEARLSIGDQVQFSASIYDSTGTPVDTTVTWKLDGWPIGTIDSTGLFTATALGAGVVRAYLDGHYGEAEIKVRNKHSEERWHHSRGNRDYSLSITPEDTLLHVGDTLRFVATYFDANGTPVDTLFTWKLRGQAVGVLDSTGNFIATQTGFALVRVRVGNHKADASVQVLSAASNPADVDTILVKTCLPNGFELPDSMAIREGSMIKFRGFPFPFNLLNGGLLTIPNGALHENITLTIYMPDFAAIDSNHVDFKEKILNAINFEVSVNNQAIHPYYFDKPLKLSLPYRPQLLDSLGMTIDDLGMFFYSGSDYDSSGVSNVVLDSTNHRIFADVYHFSTLVLSSGSVLTSTSQGGLNNRVPTQLELYQNYPNPFNPVTSISYALPMNSHVTVRVFNMLGQEIKTLINQKQTAGVHTIQWNGTDKYGMKVGSGIYFYQIQSDRLSIVKKMILMK is encoded by the coding sequence ATGGTACGTTCCAGAAATTCATTTCGGTTGTTGGTAAGCCTTTTGGCATTGTTCTTTTTTGGGAATCTGGCCTTTTCCCAGGGAAGGATGCCCGGTCCAAATTTTCCCTCTCATTTCACATTATCCATTCACCCCGATGAAAATGTGGAATTAGAGGTGGGCGACCAGGTCCTTCTTATGGCCACATTGAGAGACTCCAATCACCAAATCATTCAAACGGTTTTTGAATGGAGTTTGAGCGATACAAGCATTGGGGTATTGGATTCCACCGGCCTGTTTACAGCCATGCATGAAGGCAGTGGATATGTCAAAGTTTCCGCCCCTCAATTCAATCTTGCGGATTCGGTTTTTATTCAGATTAAGGCCGGTGAATCATCCGATGATGATGGAGACCATCCGCATCATAAAAAACATTCAGCTTCGCTTCGGATAAAAATTACACCGGATGAGGTCGAAATGGCTGTCGGCCAGAAGGTCACATTTCAGGTTGAAATAGTGGATTCCACCAATTCACCGGTCACTCTCCCCATTTCATGGCGCGTGATGGGCCAGCCCATCGGAACCGTGGACGATACCGGCACCTTTACGGCAACGGCTGATGGAAGAGGGTTTGTGGTGGCCTCTTCCGGAAACCTCAGCGTGCGTTCGCGAATAAAGGTTGGCGACGAAAATTCCAGGCATATGAGAAATCATGAAAAGGGAAAATGGCAGATTAAAATCACACCAGATGAAGCCAGACTGTCCATTGGAGACCAGGTTCAGTTTTCAGCATCCATTTATGACAGTACGGGTACCCCAGTGGACACAACCGTAACCTGGAAGCTGGATGGCTGGCCGATCGGAACAATCGATTCTACCGGTCTTTTCACGGCGACTGCGCTTGGAGCGGGCGTTGTCAGGGCTTATTTGGATGGCCATTACGGTGAAGCAGAAATAAAAGTCAGAAACAAACACAGTGAAGAACGCTGGCATCATTCCCGCGGCAACAGGGACTATTCCCTGAGCATCACCCCTGAAGACACACTGCTTCATGTCGGCGATACACTGCGCTTTGTAGCCACGTATTTTGATGCAAATGGCACACCCGTCGATACCCTGTTTACCTGGAAATTGCGGGGACAGGCCGTTGGCGTTCTGGACAGCACGGGGAATTTCATCGCCACTCAAACCGGTTTTGCCCTTGTTCGGGTTCGTGTGGGAAACCACAAAGCCGATGCCAGTGTGCAGGTACTTTCCGCCGCTTCCAATCCTGCGGATGTCGACACGATTTTGGTCAAAACCTGTCTGCCCAACGGATTTGAGCTTCCGGATTCAATGGCCATTCGGGAAGGAAGCATGATTAAATTTCGAGGATTTCCTTTCCCGTTTAATTTGCTGAACGGAGGTCTGCTGACCATCCCCAACGGGGCGCTGCATGAGAATATTACACTCACGATTTATATGCCTGATTTCGCCGCGATCGATTCGAATCATGTTGACTTCAAAGAAAAGATACTGAATGCCATTAATTTTGAGGTCTCCGTAAACAATCAGGCCATTCATCCCTATTATTTTGATAAGCCTCTCAAGCTGTCATTGCCTTACCGACCCCAATTATTGGATTCGCTTGGAATGACGATTGACGATTTGGGAATGTTCTTCTATTCCGGTTCAGATTACGACTCATCCGGTGTGTCCAACGTGGTTCTCGATTCAACCAATCATCGGATTTTTGCCGATGTCTATCACTTTTCCACGTTGGTCTTGTCCAGTGGCAGCGTTCTGACATCCACTTCGCAAGGCGGCTTGAATAACCGGGTCCCGACCCAATTAGAGCTCTATCAAAATTATCCAAACCCCTTTAATCCGGTAACGTCTATCTCTTACGCTCTGCCGATGAATAGCCATGTAACGGTCCGGGTATTCAATATGCTTGGGCAAGAGATCAAAACACTGATCAATCAAAAACAAACAGCCGGTGTGCATACGATTCAGTGGAATGGAACAGACAAATATGGAATGAAAGTCGGATCGGGAATTTACTTCTATCAAATCCAAAGTGACCGGCTGTCCATTGTCAAAAAGATGATTCTAATGAAATAG
- a CDS encoding T9SS type A sorting domain-containing protein, whose protein sequence is MEKLMLTLNPQKPSLKWVSFGYLVFQLLLFGQTFLFAQWKEAAPMPEGRSGFALARLDNYVYIIGGSHGEDEVTSSVLRYDLDRDRWDTSVANLHKARANAAVVVANHSIYVIGGRNENNSLKSVEKYSPDQNKWVELESLAHEREAASAAFLDGKIYVFGGKTQDNPNSPAAEKSIEIYTLSTGHWSMMHNHRMAYPRYGAQAIAAHNRIYIMGGFYFSPVSLVESFMPESGWQEVQSLSMPRALFATAVLNDTVYVMGGQGVSGILNQNETFIINYQGHSAYRPPPLDPPRYDFSGVTYHNRVYIFGGLSTDTDSSLKLVQYWEPVVSAIHDHLSNKPNAFTLFPNYPNPFSTTTTIQFSIRETLERGRPAVIQIFNALGQNVRTLVPQASQPGMYTVQWNGRDADGHLLPNGVYICRIASHGQIKQQKLILAR, encoded by the coding sequence ATGGAAAAATTGATGCTTACTCTTAATCCACAAAAACCGTCGTTAAAATGGGTTTCTTTTGGTTATCTGGTATTTCAGCTCCTTCTTTTTGGGCAGACATTTCTTTTCGCTCAATGGAAAGAGGCGGCGCCCATGCCCGAAGGCCGCTCGGGTTTTGCCCTTGCCCGGTTGGACAATTATGTGTATATCATTGGAGGCAGCCATGGCGAAGACGAGGTGACGTCTTCCGTACTCCGCTACGATCTGGATCGTGACCGCTGGGACACGTCCGTTGCAAACTTACACAAAGCACGGGCCAACGCTGCCGTAGTCGTTGCTAACCATTCCATTTATGTCATTGGCGGCCGAAATGAAAATAACTCTCTGAAATCCGTTGAGAAATATTCCCCGGATCAGAATAAATGGGTCGAACTGGAGAGCCTGGCGCATGAGCGAGAGGCCGCTTCGGCCGCTTTTTTAGACGGTAAAATTTATGTTTTTGGCGGAAAAACTCAGGACAACCCAAATTCTCCGGCCGCAGAGAAAAGCATCGAAATTTACACCCTTTCAACAGGGCACTGGAGTATGATGCACAACCACCGCATGGCCTATCCGCGTTATGGGGCTCAAGCAATTGCTGCTCACAATAGAATTTACATTATGGGAGGATTTTACTTCTCTCCGGTTTCTTTGGTTGAATCCTTTATGCCGGAATCCGGCTGGCAGGAAGTTCAATCCCTTTCAATGCCACGCGCGCTTTTTGCGACAGCCGTGCTTAACGATACGGTTTATGTGATGGGCGGACAGGGAGTCTCCGGTATCTTAAATCAGAATGAAACATTTATTATCAATTATCAGGGTCATTCTGCATATCGTCCGCCTCCTCTGGATCCCCCGCGATACGATTTTTCAGGCGTAACCTATCATAATCGGGTTTACATTTTCGGCGGTCTTTCAACCGATACGGACAGCTCTCTTAAACTTGTGCAATATTGGGAACCTGTGGTGTCGGCAATTCATGACCATCTTTCAAATAAGCCGAACGCCTTTACCCTGTTTCCAAACTATCCCAATCCCTTTTCAACAACGACCACTATTCAGTTTTCGATTCGCGAAACTCTTGAAAGAGGCCGCCCGGCGGTTATTCAAATATTCAATGCGCTTGGCCAAAATGTGCGGACGCTTGTTCCACAAGCCTCACAGCCCGGCATGTATACCGTCCAATGGAATGGAAGGGATGCCGATGGTCACTTGCTTCCCAACGGCGTCTATATTTGCAGAATCGCGAGTCACGGACAAATAAAACAACAGAAATTAATTCTGGCGCGATAA